Proteins encoded by one window of Roseofilum capinflatum BLCC-M114:
- a CDS encoding zinc ribbon domain-containing protein produces MTYMCDLGAGHRLYLDNQGMQTLVTVIASSPGQQQQSSNSWETGSWSSAPEVFATGGGVVVKIKTSGGDRLLQVQGTQMGMLSSTDVPSQQQAIGLQTVESMPNSPETMKPMEPMKPMEPMKMGNMEMSFSPMEMKMGNMNMKMGSAASSESSSTTPQRRFCSQCGAAIKADDRFCSSCGHRLG; encoded by the coding sequence ATGACCTATATGTGTGATTTGGGTGCAGGACATCGCCTCTACTTGGATAATCAAGGGATGCAAACCCTGGTAACGGTGATTGCTAGTAGTCCAGGACAACAACAGCAATCAAGCAATAGTTGGGAAACGGGCAGTTGGAGTAGTGCGCCGGAGGTGTTTGCGACCGGTGGTGGCGTGGTGGTTAAGATTAAAACATCTGGGGGCGATCGCCTGCTTCAAGTTCAAGGAACGCAAATGGGTATGCTCAGTTCAACCGATGTTCCTTCCCAGCAACAGGCGATCGGCTTACAAACCGTTGAATCGATGCCCAATTCCCCCGAAACCATGAAACCGATGGAACCCATGAAACCCATGGAACCCATGAAAATGGGCAATATGGAAATGAGTTTTTCACCGATGGAAATGAAAATGGGCAATATGAACATGAAAATGGGATCGGCTGCCTCTTCCGAATCTTCCTCAACGACTCCTCAACGGCGCTTTTGCAGTCAATGCGGTGCAGCGATCAAAGCCGACGATCGGTTTTGTTCGAGTTGTGGGCATCGTCTGGGATAG
- a CDS encoding phenylpyruvate tautomerase MIF-related protein — translation MPLIKIKTSIPSPDRPKVDTLLTTLSAKLAQHLGKPESYVMTAFESDVPMTFGGTLDPACYIEIKSVGGMSATQTKSMSQDFCQAISDELNIPPNRTYIEFAGAEGKMWGWNSGTF, via the coding sequence ATGCCATTGATAAAAATTAAAACATCTATTCCATCCCCAGATCGCCCAAAAGTTGATACTTTGCTCACAACGCTATCGGCTAAGTTAGCCCAGCATTTGGGTAAACCAGAATCCTATGTGATGACAGCCTTTGAATCTGATGTGCCGATGACATTTGGGGGAACCTTAGATCCGGCATGTTACATTGAGATTAAGAGTGTTGGGGGCATGAGTGCGACTCAAACCAAGAGTATGAGTCAGGACTTTTGCCAAGCCATTAGTGATGAATTAAACATTCCCCCGAATCGGACTTATATTGAGTTTGCCGGTGCTGAGGGTAAGATGTGGGGTTGGAATAGTGGGACTTTTTAA
- a CDS encoding flavin reductase family protein — MLDEQAKKTMLRKIPHGLYICGVKEGEEVNGFTASWVMQASFAPPLVVNCVNTKSQSHAMIQSSGVFALSILEAGQKDLAQQFFKPQRRVGNKFESVEFYLGETGCPIITDTLGYVECQVVGSVEKGDHTVFVGEVIAAGIHREGEPLLLESTGWNYGG; from the coding sequence GTGTTAGATGAACAGGCTAAAAAAACCATGTTACGGAAAATTCCCCATGGACTGTATATCTGTGGGGTAAAAGAGGGGGAAGAAGTCAATGGTTTTACTGCTAGTTGGGTGATGCAAGCCTCTTTTGCACCTCCTTTGGTGGTGAATTGTGTGAATACTAAGTCTCAATCCCATGCCATGATTCAATCGAGTGGGGTCTTTGCCTTAAGTATTCTGGAAGCAGGACAAAAGGATTTAGCCCAGCAGTTTTTTAAGCCTCAACGTCGAGTAGGCAATAAGTTTGAATCGGTAGAATTTTATCTGGGTGAAACTGGATGTCCGATTATTACCGATACATTAGGGTATGTGGAATGTCAGGTGGTCGGATCGGTGGAAAAAGGCGATCATACGGTATTTGTAGGAGAAGTCATTGCTGCCGGAATTCACCGAGAAGGCGAGCCACTCTTACTCGAAAGTACGGGTTGGAATTATGGCGGTTAG
- the clpP gene encoding ATP-dependent Clp endopeptidase proteolytic subunit ClpP, with amino-acid sequence MIPTVIEQSGRGERAFDIYSRLLRERIVFLGQAIDADVANLVVAQLLFLDAEDPEKDIYLYINSPGGSVTAGMGIFDTMNQIRPDVSTICVGLAASMGAFLLSAGVKGKRMSLPHSRIMIHQPLGGAQGQAADIEIQAKEILYHKQRLNELLASHTGQPLERIQEDTERDFFMSAQESVEYGLIDQVIDRRPSASQPISVVN; translated from the coding sequence ATGATTCCGACCGTCATTGAACAATCTGGACGTGGTGAACGAGCCTTTGACATCTATTCCCGACTGTTGCGGGAAAGAATAGTATTTCTCGGACAGGCGATCGATGCAGATGTGGCTAACTTGGTCGTAGCCCAGCTCTTGTTTTTGGATGCCGAAGATCCAGAGAAAGATATCTATCTCTACATTAACTCACCGGGTGGATCGGTCACGGCAGGTATGGGAATTTTTGATACCATGAATCAAATCCGGCCCGATGTCTCTACCATTTGTGTAGGTTTGGCGGCCAGTATGGGCGCTTTTCTCCTCAGTGCAGGGGTGAAAGGCAAGCGCATGAGCTTACCCCATTCTCGGATTATGATTCACCAGCCCCTCGGAGGGGCCCAAGGTCAAGCAGCCGATATTGAAATCCAAGCCAAGGAAATTCTCTATCATAAGCAACGGTTGAATGAGTTGTTAGCCAGTCATACCGGCCAGCCTTTAGAACGCATTCAGGAAGACACGGAGCGTGATTTCTTTATGTCAGCCCAGGAGTCTGTCGAATACGGCTTAATCGATCAAGTGATCGATCGCCGTCCCTCCGCCAGTCAACCCATCAGCGTGGTTAATTAG
- a CDS encoding S-methyl-5'-thioadenosine phosphorylase, with translation MTDSTEIRAKIGIIGGSGLYQMGALQDVQEIPIETPFGSPSDALIVGQLCGTQVAFLSRHGRGHRLMPSEIPFRANIYALKKIGVEYLISASAVGSLKEEIKPRDLVISHQFIDRTKHRVSTFFGDGIVAHIGFGHPVCPQLSQVLADAIESLDLPDITLHKQGTYLCMEGPAFSTQAESELYRSWGATVIGMTNIPEAKLAKEAEIAYASLNLVTDYDCWHPDHDHVTVEMILDNLHHNAENAQKVIQETVRRLQENPPVSEAHSALKYAIVTRPEFMPEATRQKLGLLVDKYLQKS, from the coding sequence ATGACCGACTCAACAGAAATTCGCGCTAAAATTGGTATTATTGGTGGCAGTGGACTCTATCAGATGGGAGCATTGCAAGATGTACAAGAAATCCCAATTGAAACCCCCTTTGGTTCCCCGTCCGATGCTCTAATTGTGGGTCAACTTTGCGGCACTCAGGTCGCGTTTCTCTCCCGTCACGGCCGAGGCCATCGCCTGATGCCCTCTGAGATTCCTTTTCGGGCTAATATTTACGCCTTGAAAAAAATTGGTGTCGAATATCTCATCTCTGCATCTGCCGTTGGTTCATTAAAAGAAGAGATTAAACCCCGTGATTTAGTCATCTCCCATCAATTCATTGACCGCACCAAACATCGAGTTTCTACATTTTTTGGTGATGGAATTGTCGCCCATATTGGTTTTGGTCATCCCGTGTGCCCCCAATTGAGTCAAGTCTTAGCAGACGCAATTGAAAGTTTAGACTTACCCGATATTACCCTACATAAACAGGGCACATATTTATGCATGGAAGGCCCCGCTTTTTCCACCCAAGCAGAATCCGAACTCTATCGCAGTTGGGGCGCAACTGTGATAGGCATGACCAATATCCCAGAGGCAAAATTAGCCAAAGAAGCAGAAATAGCCTATGCCAGTTTGAACTTAGTCACCGATTATGATTGTTGGCATCCGGATCACGATCATGTGACCGTTGAGATGATTCTGGATAACTTACACCATAATGCGGAAAATGCACAAAAAGTCATACAAGAAACCGTGCGTCGGCTGCAAGAAAATCCCCCGGTCTCTGAAGCCCATTCTGCCTTAAAGTATGCCATTGTCACTCGACCGGAATTTATGCCGGAAGCCACACGCCAAAAGTTAGGGTTGTTGGTGGATAAGTATTTACAGAAGTCATGA
- a CDS encoding CHAT domain-containing protein → MAVFLSRLSSGSTLLALSLCPWLSLVWSLKASAQPAPILAAPDGTGTQVRAIGNQYQITGGQVSSDGANLFHSFSQFGLSAGQIANFLANPNLQNILGRINGGDPSIINGLLQISGGNPNLYLLNPAGIVFGPNASLNVPAAFNASTATAIGFDGVNGSTNWFQVLGSNDYNSLVGTPTTFDFQTSHPGAIVNLGNLEVAAGESLTLMGGQVINTGTLTAPGGNLTVTAIPGAQRVRISQPGHLLSLDLPLNGASEQAIAPNLATLLSDSGLDHASQLYINEQGQVVLTGSGMIVPETPGVAIVSGTLDVSTTNPNSTPSTLNLFGQQVGLVNAHLNASSPSQGGNIHIGGGFQGQGELPNATHTLIDSQSLIQANSTQQGNGGQIIIWSDETTQFYGTVEATGGPIWGNGGFVEISGQETLVFQGNVDVSAVDGEPGTLLLDPKNITISNEPSQPNEIEDELPVLQFDLLPDEDITINAQVLEEQQGNIELQATNDITIASGVSLEFVEGDSITFTADADSDNQGSFIMDSSATITAPGRDLNISGATLSLGNLDTSDEQQGGNISLTSTIGNITTGNLDTSTTTGDAGSIELTTVQGNITTGELNASANTGGGDGGQIQLTITESGNITTGGSTNTSADNGEAGNITFATEEGNITVSGLTDSSADNGEAGNITFATEEGNITVSGLTDSSADNGEAGNITFATGEGNITVSGLTDTSANNGEAGNIIFETGEGDITAQDVDSSTRNGEAGDITLRILSGNGAIASGSLDASAQNGTPGTITLDPNPNPTPQPTPIPTPTPIVNPTPNPSPTPQPTPTPTPTPTPTPTPTETETPNPTPTPTETDTDTETETPTPTPTPTEIETPTPTPTETETETSNNNQPSPESDANANDASASDLESIASPLSPKSETPTPSNASNSIELGTETTSPLENSPTKIGQFLDFTGGLELSSFPGTQDAEIGTFLNLDVNISRLTTALSKPNVNSAEGSSVNLQNQPDSPVTSINYANPDRDSGEKTEETRVVNLGNLMSPAEFNLLIQEREQKLSHEYADYLDLDFQRVQAHAVGESQQILERMAQETGVRTAIVYVGFNTPGMISAQNKAEIDRTSESEGRYLELMMVTAEGKPFRKIIAGVTEEEVLAQVRELTLEITNPRRRYTTSYLSSSQQLYDWIMRPLEEELEAQQIENLGFVLTAGLRSLPVAALHDRQTFLVEQYSLSIIPSFSLINTSQYRVQGSQVLAMGASEFTQLAPLPAVPIEINTIVETWTGDKFLNQGFTLDNLMNSRKQENYSIIHLATHGEFRPGSPENSYIQLWDSQLTLDQLDQLNLENPLVELLVLSACRTALGNPDAELGFTGLAVKAGVKSALGSLWYVSDEGTLGLMTEFYAYLKHFPIKAQALQQGQREMIQGLVKIVDGQLIVPSLEQPIPLPESLQHLEDEVLSHPYFWSGFTLVGSPW, encoded by the coding sequence ATGGCCGTATTTTTATCTCGCCTGTCTTCAGGTTCAACTCTTCTAGCTCTTAGCCTGTGTCCTTGGCTCAGTCTGGTGTGGAGCCTCAAAGCCTCAGCTCAACCGGCTCCAATTCTGGCGGCTCCTGATGGCACAGGGACGCAAGTACGGGCGATCGGTAACCAATACCAAATTACCGGCGGTCAGGTTTCTTCAGACGGGGCGAATCTCTTTCACAGCTTTTCTCAGTTTGGACTCTCTGCCGGACAAATTGCCAATTTTTTGGCCAACCCCAACCTGCAAAATATTCTGGGTCGGATTAATGGCGGCGATCCGTCCATTATCAATGGACTCCTACAAATCAGTGGGGGAAATCCGAACCTCTATCTGCTTAACCCGGCAGGTATTGTCTTTGGGCCCAATGCCAGCCTCAACGTCCCTGCTGCCTTTAATGCCAGCACTGCTACGGCCATTGGCTTTGATGGAGTGAACGGAAGTACCAACTGGTTTCAAGTCTTGGGGTCAAATGACTATAACAGCCTGGTGGGGACACCGACGACTTTTGATTTTCAGACCTCCCATCCTGGGGCAATTGTGAATTTAGGGAACTTAGAAGTTGCAGCAGGTGAGAGTTTAACCCTGATGGGGGGACAGGTAATCAATACGGGAACTCTAACCGCTCCGGGAGGCAATCTTACGGTTACTGCTATTCCGGGAGCGCAGAGGGTGAGAATTTCGCAACCGGGTCATCTGCTCAGTTTAGATTTACCCTTAAATGGTGCTTCTGAGCAAGCGATCGCCCCCAATTTAGCCACATTGCTCTCTGACTCTGGTCTCGATCATGCATCCCAACTGTATATCAACGAGCAAGGACAGGTGGTTTTAACCGGTTCAGGCATGATTGTACCCGAAACACCGGGAGTGGCGATCGTCTCCGGAACCCTCGATGTTTCCACCACCAACCCCAACAGCACCCCCAGCACCCTCAACCTTTTCGGTCAACAAGTCGGACTCGTTAACGCTCACCTCAACGCATCGAGTCCCTCCCAAGGGGGAAATATTCACATCGGGGGAGGATTTCAAGGACAAGGAGAGCTACCGAACGCCACCCATACCCTGATTGATAGCCAAAGCCTGATTCAGGCTAATAGCACCCAGCAGGGAAATGGCGGCCAAATCATCATTTGGTCAGATGAAACCACCCAATTTTACGGCACAGTCGAAGCCACCGGAGGGCCCATTTGGGGAAATGGCGGATTTGTGGAAATTTCCGGTCAAGAAACCCTAGTCTTTCAAGGAAACGTGGATGTCAGTGCGGTAGATGGAGAACCGGGAACCCTGCTCCTCGATCCCAAAAACATCACTATTTCTAATGAGCCTTCCCAACCGAATGAGATTGAAGACGAATTACCTGTTCTTCAGTTTGATTTACTGCCCGATGAAGACATTACTATCAACGCCCAAGTCTTAGAAGAACAACAAGGCAACATAGAACTACAAGCGACTAACGATATTACTATTGCTAGTGGTGTTTCTCTTGAGTTTGTGGAAGGGGACTCCATTACGTTTACGGCGGATGCGGACTCAGATAATCAGGGTTCATTTATCATGGACTCCTCCGCCACGATTACCGCTCCGGGTCGAGACCTTAATATTTCTGGAGCCACCCTGAGTCTAGGTAACTTAGATACCAGCGACGAGCAACAAGGCGGCAATATTTCCCTAACTTCTACTATCGGAAATATTACCACCGGGAATTTAGATACCTCCACCACGACGGGTGACGCAGGCTCGATTGAATTAACCACAGTTCAAGGTAATATCACTACAGGAGAACTCAATGCAAGCGCCAATACTGGAGGCGGCGACGGTGGCCAGATTCAGCTCACTATTACAGAGAGCGGGAACATTACAACGGGTGGCTCTACCAATACGAGTGCTGATAATGGAGAGGCTGGAAATATTACGTTTGCAACGGAGGAAGGGAATATTACTGTTAGTGGTCTGACTGATTCGAGTGCTGACAATGGGGAGGCCGGAAATATTACGTTTGCAACGGAGGAAGGGAATATTACTGTTAGTGGTCTGACTGATTCGAGTGCTGACAATGGGGAGGCCGGAAATATTACGTTTGCAACGGGGGAAGGAAATATTACCGTTAGTGGTCTGACTGATACAAGCGCTAATAATGGAGAGGCCGGAAATATTATCTTTGAAACGGGGGAAGGGGACATTACCGCCCAAGATGTTGACTCTAGCACCCGAAATGGAGAGGCAGGTGATATTACGCTGAGGATTCTATCAGGAAATGGGGCGATCGCCTCTGGCTCCCTAGACGCTAGTGCCCAAAATGGTACGCCTGGCACAATTACCCTCGATCCGAATCCTAACCCAACGCCCCAACCGACACCGATACCGACCCCAACCCCGATTGTTAACCCTACTCCTAATCCTAGTCCAACGCCCCAACCTACACCAACTCCTACTCCCACACCCACACCCACTCCTACTCCCACAGAAACAGAAACTCCTAATCCTACACCAACTCCCACAGAAACAGATACAGACACAGAAACAGAAACTCCCACTCCTACTCCCACTCCCACAGAAATAGAAACTCCTACACCAACTCCCACAGAAACCGAAACCGAAACCTCTAACAATAATCAACCTTCGCCAGAGTCCGATGCTAATGCCAATGATGCATCAGCATCAGATCTCGAATCTATTGCCAGTCCCCTATCGCCAAAATCCGAAACACCAACTCCATCTAATGCTTCAAATTCCATAGAATTAGGAACTGAAACGACCAGCCCATTAGAGAATTCGCCAACAAAAATTGGTCAATTCCTCGATTTCACGGGCGGACTGGAACTATCGAGTTTCCCTGGAACTCAAGATGCAGAGATTGGCACATTTCTGAATCTCGATGTGAATATATCCAGGTTAACTACGGCGTTGTCTAAGCCAAATGTCAATTCAGCAGAGGGTTCATCTGTTAATCTTCAAAATCAGCCCGATAGCCCTGTTACTTCCATCAACTATGCAAACCCGGATCGAGACTCAGGTGAAAAGACCGAAGAAACGAGGGTTGTTAATCTGGGAAACTTAATGTCTCCAGCCGAGTTTAATCTTTTAATTCAGGAACGAGAACAGAAGTTAAGCCATGAGTATGCTGATTACTTAGATTTGGATTTTCAGAGAGTTCAAGCTCATGCGGTGGGAGAGAGTCAACAGATCTTAGAGCGCATGGCACAGGAGACAGGCGTTAGAACGGCGATCGTTTATGTCGGATTTAATACGCCAGGTATGATTTCGGCTCAGAACAAGGCTGAGATAGATCGTACCTCTGAGTCAGAAGGGCGATATCTCGAATTGATGATGGTGACGGCTGAAGGTAAACCTTTTCGCAAAATTATTGCGGGGGTAACGGAGGAAGAAGTGTTGGCACAGGTGCGGGAATTAACTCTGGAAATTACCAATCCCCGCAGACGATATACGACCAGTTATTTAAGTTCGTCTCAGCAACTGTATGATTGGATTATGCGCCCCTTAGAAGAGGAATTAGAAGCGCAACAAATTGAGAATTTAGGGTTTGTGTTAACGGCCGGATTGCGATCGCTCCCGGTCGCTGCCTTACATGACCGTCAAACGTTCTTAGTCGAACAATATAGCCTCAGTATAATTCCCAGTTTTAGCCTGATTAATACCAGTCAATATCGGGTTCAAGGGAGCCAAGTTTTAGCCATGGGTGCATCTGAATTTACTCAACTTGCCCCTTTACCGGCTGTACCGATCGAAATTAACACGATTGTCGAGACTTGGACAGGAGATAAGTTTTTGAATCAAGGCTTCACCCTCGATAATTTGATGAATAGTCGTAAGCAAGAAAACTATAGCATTATTCACTTAGCAACCCATGGGGAGTTCCGTCCAGGGAGTCCAGAAAATTCTTATATTCAACTGTGGGATAGTCAGCTTACCCTCGATCAGCTCGATCAACTGAACTTAGAAAATCCCCTGGTGGAATTGTTGGTTTTAAGTGCTTGTCGCACCGCATTGGGGAATCCGGATGCCGAATTAGGATTTACCGGGTTAGCGGTTAAAGCAGGAGTTAAGTCGGCTTTGGGCAGTTTATGGTATGTCAGTGATGAAGGAACTTTGGGCTTAATGACTGAATTTTATGCCTACCTGAAACATTTCCCAATTAAGGCGCAAGCCCTGCAACAAGGTCAACGGGAGATGATTCAAGGCTTAGTGAAGATTGTAGATGGACAGTTGATTGTTCCGAGTTTAGAACAGCCGATTCCCCTACCAGAGAGTCTTCAGCATTTGGAGGATGAAGTGCTAAGTCATCCTTATTTCTGGTCTGGGTTTACCTTGGTGGGTTCGCCTTGGTAA
- a CDS encoding RNA 2'-phosphotransferase, producing the protein MTPKRLTQISKYLSKHLRHQPERIGLTLEMGGWVEVHQLLHACRNHQFPISFLELEEVVKTNDKKRFSFNETQTKIRANQGHSYPIDLQLEPIEPPPVLYHGTHQKAISSILKQGLLKQSRHHVHLSSEIATAVQVGQRRGKPVVLEIAAQTLHHQGYIFYRSDNGVWLVEAVPPEYLKIIPNPKKDKPKEIAVYSKPK; encoded by the coding sequence ATGACTCCAAAACGTTTAACTCAGATCAGCAAATATCTCAGTAAACATCTTCGTCATCAACCCGAACGGATTGGATTAACCCTGGAAATGGGAGGTTGGGTGGAGGTGCATCAACTGCTCCACGCTTGTCGCAATCATCAATTTCCCATTTCTTTTCTAGAATTAGAGGAGGTCGTAAAAACGAATGATAAGAAACGATTTTCTTTTAATGAAACCCAGACCAAAATTCGTGCCAATCAAGGTCATAGCTATCCCATTGACTTACAACTAGAGCCAATCGAACCCCCACCCGTTCTTTACCATGGCACACACCAAAAAGCGATTTCATCTATCCTCAAGCAAGGACTACTTAAACAATCCAGGCATCACGTTCATTTGTCCTCAGAGATAGCAACCGCAGTCCAAGTGGGTCAACGGCGCGGTAAACCTGTCGTCTTAGAAATTGCCGCCCAAACCCTGCACCATCAAGGATATATCTTTTACCGGTCTGATAATGGGGTGTGGTTAGTCGAAGCTGTACCCCCTGAGTATCTCAAAATTATCCCCAACCCTAAGAAAGACAAGCCCAAAGAGATCGCCGTATATAGCAAACCTAAATGA
- a CDS encoding TMEM165/GDT1 family protein: MLLCSSSYDKRSPSAKRSFIAVTLNPPDTLNKEPDTAPKGRKPATRIFLSTFITIFLAEIGDKTQVTTLLMTAESHSPWIVFLGAGSALVLTSFLGVWVGQWLASHLTPRLLDTLAGTVLLVISVALLWDMLQI; the protein is encoded by the coding sequence ATGTTACTCTGTAGTTCAAGTTATGATAAGCGATCGCCAAGCGCGAAACGGAGTTTTATCGCCGTGACCCTCAATCCTCCTGATACCCTGAACAAAGAACCAGACACTGCCCCCAAAGGACGTAAACCTGCCACTCGGATTTTCTTATCTACGTTCATAACCATTTTCTTAGCTGAGATTGGGGATAAAACTCAAGTTACCACCCTGCTGATGACCGCAGAATCCCATTCTCCTTGGATTGTTTTTCTCGGTGCAGGTAGTGCTTTAGTTTTAACCAGCTTTCTCGGCGTTTGGGTGGGTCAGTGGTTAGCCTCCCATCTCACTCCCCGTCTCCTAGATACCTTGGCTGGAACCGTATTATTAGTGATTTCCGTTGCTTTACTGTGGGATATGTTGCAAATTTAA
- a CDS encoding AAA family ATPase has translation MDSFYFDYPQNYPNSNNQAQSRGLLSSGWRPLNREFDWEHFSYLLANDFWELNNKTMGAVSDLADALGRNQYAWWANIFNLFSENTRYNLEEYWDYITPQPPFPDYRYKDVLMTETPVVQSVSRDRIPIDFVLNRLQEITVFKILAILDKPDVITQYYLDRYFYYPINRFNQKTGINSSSSQSSKDFWERLEILGTVYACWEEAKVWLQVENMGRGKRRYTLIANNIAPLVNKATYNLAVMLSGYQSRVGQVQSHFPIRTFPTDIQGFTDTVQQSILDQQQLAILVHGEPGTGKTAWTQAVAKEILMPLGYVIFILDHDAVENFVPPTYLEKICLVINEADNLAQDRSVTAGHDHTKTEHILSLLDGTLYQSVIDEDGIQLQQRLVVMMTCNTTERLDRAMLRKGRVDLMHHFAHRFV, from the coding sequence ATGGACTCTTTTTATTTCGATTATCCTCAAAACTATCCTAACTCTAACAACCAAGCTCAAAGTCGAGGGTTATTGAGCAGTGGCTGGCGACCCCTCAACCGTGAATTTGATTGGGAGCATTTTTCTTATTTGCTGGCCAATGATTTTTGGGAACTCAACAACAAAACGATGGGAGCCGTCAGTGACCTGGCTGATGCTCTGGGTCGGAACCAGTATGCTTGGTGGGCCAATATTTTCAACCTTTTTTCTGAAAATACTCGCTATAACCTGGAAGAATATTGGGATTATATTACGCCCCAGCCGCCGTTTCCCGACTATCGCTATAAAGATGTGCTGATGACGGAAACCCCTGTAGTACAATCGGTAAGTCGCGATCGCATTCCCATTGATTTTGTCCTCAACCGCCTACAAGAAATCACCGTCTTCAAAATCCTGGCTATCCTGGATAAACCCGACGTAATCACCCAATACTATCTCGACCGTTACTTCTACTATCCCATCAATCGCTTTAACCAAAAAACCGGCATCAACTCCTCCTCTAGCCAATCTTCCAAAGACTTTTGGGAGCGTCTAGAAATCCTAGGAACCGTCTATGCGTGCTGGGAAGAAGCCAAAGTATGGCTACAAGTCGAAAACATGGGACGGGGTAAACGGCGCTATACTCTGATTGCCAACAACATTGCCCCCCTCGTCAACAAAGCCACCTATAACCTAGCTGTCATGCTCAGTGGCTATCAAAGCCGAGTCGGACAAGTGCAAAGCCACTTTCCTATTCGCACCTTTCCCACCGATATCCAAGGATTCACTGACACGGTACAACAAAGCATCCTCGACCAACAACAACTGGCCATTCTTGTCCATGGGGAACCCGGAACCGGAAAAACCGCCTGGACGCAAGCCGTGGCCAAAGAAATCCTCATGCCCCTAGGATACGTGATTTTCATCCTCGATCATGATGCGGTGGAAAACTTTGTGCCTCCCACCTACCTGGAAAAAATTTGTCTGGTGATTAACGAAGCGGATAATCTGGCCCAAGACCGTTCTGTGACTGCCGGTCACGACCATACCAAAACTGAGCATATCTTGAGTTTATTAGATGGAACTCTCTATCAAAGTGTGATTGATGAAGACGGGATTCAACTACAACAACGGCTCGTGGTGATGATGACTTGCAACACCACAGAACGGCTCGATCGCGCTATGCTGCGTAAAGGCCGAGTCGATCTGATGCATCACTTTGCTCATCGCTTTGTGTAA
- a CDS encoding phycobiliprotein lyase encodes MNITEFLQQTAGKWFSQRTAHQVESSQTQTGKSTLYVEFLASDDPKVKTLCDRHGLETALAGTRMSWEATIDPSAQSYKGERLLVWVGDVQNPQMGKFFSSVEGSSPGSFVLDEDEILTLRVESQGQVSEDRLWFASPNFRLRTSLTQVSGETVFASLCTEIRLGGNPA; translated from the coding sequence ATGAATATTACGGAATTTTTACAACAGACGGCGGGAAAATGGTTTTCTCAGCGCACTGCTCATCAGGTCGAATCAAGTCAAACTCAGACCGGAAAATCTACTCTCTATGTCGAATTTTTAGCCAGTGATGACCCAAAAGTAAAAACGCTCTGCGATCGCCACGGTCTAGAAACGGCGTTAGCAGGCACACGCATGAGCTGGGAAGCGACCATTGACCCTTCTGCCCAATCCTACAAGGGAGAGCGTCTATTGGTTTGGGTTGGGGATGTTCAAAACCCCCAAATGGGTAAGTTTTTCTCTTCTGTTGAAGGTTCCTCTCCCGGTTCCTTTGTTCTCGACGAAGACGAAATTCTCACCTTAAGAGTCGAATCTCAAGGGCAAGTTTCGGAAGATCGCCTATGGTTTGCCTCTCCTAATTTTCGCCTCAGAACGAGCCTCACTCAAGTCTCTGGTGAAACGGTTTTTGCTTCTCTGTGTACCGAAATCCGATTAGGAGGAAATCCCGCTTAG